CAATTAGATATTACTGTATTTAATAAATCTACACCTTCTCCctgtcccccttttttccaaagttAAAAGCCCCCAATCATTTTTGTTGCCCTTCTTTGCATCTCTGTACAAGGTACAGGGGTAAACAGAAGTGCACTTCTATCTGCACAGCTAGCATGCCTGCATCACCTCTGTCAGAGATCTGCACACATTGCCTGCAGCATTGGAGAACAATAGGAAGAGATAAGAGCCCCCAACTTCTTTCAGCAATCATAACTTCTAATGATCTGATAATTGAGAGAGCCCTGTTATCAGGTGGCTGGATAaggagcttccccaggcctcgtGTTTGACATCTCTGCTCTAAACCTGAGTTGTTAAGGTGAGGGACAGAATGGATCTGTGAATGTAGAAATGTCTTTTAACCTAGTTTATCCTCCCAGACATGCAAGATGAGATGACTTTACTGGTAGGGGTGGTTGTGGGGGGTGGAGACTAGAGTGAACAGTTGCTCTGCCTTGACAGATGGCGAAACAGGGCATCAGAATTAGATGTGGCCTGTTTGAGCTGGCAGTGTTGGTAAACAAGTGTATGCAATAAAGAgattaactggggggggggacacatggACAGGGACACTTGGCACTGGAATGCATCTGCCAGCTATTGAACTTCACAGGATCATGTGGCTGTTCTTAAATAGCTCTGGCTGGCTAGAAGGCATGGATGGCTGAGAGAATAGGCAGGAAAGACATACCTGAGTTCTCTTCTAGAATGTCTGGGTTCATTATGCTTTATTTGCTGAGGAGATGCCGTGTCTAGGACAAGCTGGACATGCCTTGCCTGGGATGGCTATGGGACTGGTATTGGTCTAAAATCACGTGGACTGATGTGAGCAAGAGTAAGCAGAGTAAAAACAAATGGATCTGGCTGAAAAGGTGGACATTGATCTGGAAATCATTAGCCATAGAATCGTTGCGGTGACTTGGATTCTCTGCGTACACTGAGAATGTTGGTGGTCAGCCTCACAGGCTTGTGGGGACAAATACTGGCAGGCTCACTTCtctgcggattcagttatccatgaatGGGGGGCCCTGTGCGCGCCCCTGCACCTATTTTGTTTAAAAGCTTACTGGGGCGAAGTTTTCTTGTTTTAACAGGTCGCTATAAACATTTAAGCTTATAGTGCCGGGAGAGAAGGCTACTAGCAGCCTGAATGATTGATGAAACCAGATCTTATACTAAACAGGAAATGGAATACTTAACCCCGAATCTGTAGTTtatgtatccatggggggtccatGGAACTGATCCCCTTGGATACAGTGGCACACCTGAATGATAAATGTGATGTAACTTGAAGATTGAAAATGCTGTAGAAACTGACAGTAGCCATGATAGCAACTTCTGGTCTTCATGGCTCTGTTAGACTCATTTCTCCTAGAATATTTTAAGAAACATTTAGATCTGGCCTTTCCAGTCCTCACTCCCCCTTTGTGGGTCTTCAAGTAGTAATTTGATCATAACCAGTAACTGAAACAGTGAAATTAAATAGCACTGCTTCTTTGGTGTTCTTCCTCCAAAATTGTTGCTAGGAAAACATAAGAGTTGGTGACCATTACAGGGGAGTGAGTCTCCTCCCCTATTGTTCCCCAGGCATGAGAACACCCCCTGgttttctctctgctgcagtTCCAAATGGCTGCAAGGGCTGTGGAGACAAGATGGCACCTGTTCTGTCAGGGTCTGCTCCTGGCTAATGCAGCAGACATTGTAAATAGCACTCccccaaagtaaaaaaaatgatTAGCACACCGTACAAGCTGCCAGTTTTCCTCAACCGACTTGTTAAAAGCAGTTATTTGCTTTGTTGGATCAGGCTGTGCTTGAGCAAATGGATTAAAAGTTAAGACCATTGGAAATGTGTGATTTAAATACTGTTGTATTCTTGTATGTTTTCTCCTATGAGGCCTCGAAGTCCCCGTTGTACTGGCATCCAGCCTGCTTCTCCCTTCTTGGCCTCCAGCTGATCTTCCCTTGGGGTGCCCAACAGAGATGAATTTGACCTGCTTCCTGTCATATGCTTGCCTTGTGACTATGGCTTCTCTGGCTCCTCAGCCACTCCTGCATAGTCCTGCTCTTGCAAATAACATTGCCTTTTCTTGCTTACTGTCCCTTTTGCTTGGAACTTCTCTGATCCCCCATGCAgtgcccctttccaccctccccttcagatccTGTCTCAGAAGACCTTTAATGAAACCTTTGGCTTAACTCAAACCTTCTCAACTTGAAACAAGTTCTAAATATGTGTAACTGCATTTGCCCTTCCATCCTCTGAGGCTTCTCTCGCTGATGTTAGATTGCAAGCTTTTTGGGACATTGATTCAATTTCTTTTAACTGTCTAAGGACCATGTACACTAATTTGTTTGTTACCCACAGCAGAAGGTTAAGTGCCAGGGCCGATGAGTCATGGAGTAAAATCTGAGTTTCCCCATCCGAATCAACAGACAAATACTGGTGGCAAATGGCAAGCCAGCAATAGCTGCAGAATCGGCTCTAGCCAGAAATGCCCTGCTGACCCCAACCACTATTTTTATAGCTTTGGAGGTTGTGAATTTGAATTTGCAGTGACTGCAGTTTCCATCATTTCTGTGATTGCCAGCTTGCTTCCAGGCCTACACGGGCCAGGATAGGAAGGCTTGAGGTGCTGGCTGTGATCCAGTCCAAGCCAGAGAGGAGTTCCAGGGTGGAACAGTGCACACCCTATTAAATCAAGGCATCAACTGTGTTGCAGCCTTATTCAGTTCATAAATAACAGCAGGGTGAATGCAAGGTTTGGAAAATGACCAGTGTGTGGGTGTCTGTTTACTGTCATGATGATGTGTCTTGTGTGGTTCTCATAGCCAGAAGACAGATTTAATTTGATTAATATCCCAAGTAATCAGGGCAGGCTTAGGTGGTTTAAggagataaaaataaaacattcatatTCAAATGTAGCCCTTTCCATAAATGTTAAGATGCGACTTACCAGATTTAGACTAGATTCATCTTCTTTCAGTAAAATAGCAAACTAGAGGTGGAGATCTGCTAAATTACTCAGAACAGATTGCCTGAATAGAAATGCTATAAATTGCTTTCTGAAAATCTGCAGGCTTGGAAGGGTTTGACACCGGCCTTTCTAGGGAACCACTGCATGTTGCTCATTTGGCCACTTGCTTGTTTTTAAGCAGCCCTTCTGATCACGATTGGCAGAGGAAATGTTCATGGCCTCAGAaaatccctgctgctgctgctgctgaattggCTGCTGTGTTACAGTTTGGATCTGTGGCATGACTAGGAAGCTGTCTTTTGGGGGAAATGACTActgtttccttctcttccccaccttcttccCATTTAAATGTACTTGCTGCTGTAGCTAActatttttactatattttaagGAGCTCAGTGTGATATATATGAATGTGGCTACCTCACTTGATCTTCAGCAACCTTATGAGGTGGGCCGTATGtgtccagtgagcttcatggtggAGTAGGGGTTCCAGCTTCCAGAATTCTGATCAGGGTtgtctgacacccctggtttagtcaTTTTGTATCATGCCTTTCCCCTCACAGTGGGTTGCCCAAAGTGGCTAACGATACAGTCATAAAGCAATAAATTAAGAGCAATACAAAAAAATCACACAGACTAAAACACATACATAAAACTTCTGTTTTCCATAGTGACCCACCTATTGTGTCTAGGTAACCCACAAGAGAAAAAGACACCTCCCTTTTTATTGTGCAACAGGTATTGAAAGGCTGAacctgctgctactgctgaacCTGAATGTAGAAGTGCACAGTCATTGTGTCTAGAAGCCATTGATAGAGCTGCTCCCCTGCAAACTGTCcatcccattttttttttgaagtcaTCCAAGTTACTGGGTACTGTCGTATCTTGTGGCAGCGAATTCTGTGGACTATTTATGTGCTGTGTGAAATCTGTTCAGTTTTCCTTTAGGTTTATGTTGTAATTAATCCTGGAGATGCAACTTCCAATGTCAGGTTAGCAATTTCAGACTGTCTTTCATCTCATATCTCAGATACTGTGGGTCCTCGATATCTGTTGGGCATCCGTTCCCGGACCCCCTATAGATAACGAATtatgtggataattaaatccacggGGAGAGGCACCCCAGCAACTGGAAGTACCTCTCCAAAACATTTGGAAGGCTCTCTGAGGCGCAGAAAGGCCACCTGCGACCTtcccgcacctcagaaggcctcccagacgtGTCATAGGTCCTTGAGGACCCCCAGAAGTGGACTTGGCAcccacgttgagtcaaatctgtgaattcagcatccacagataagGCCCACTGCATTCATCTACTATCTctcaaaattaataataataaattgaatTGACATTAAAACGGTATTTCAAAGCCACACAGTTAAATGAAGTTAATAAAATCTTATCCTTGAATCCCTTCCTTGTAGCATATTCTGCTTCGAGGTTGTTGCTATCAACTGAAGGCATATTTTTCTTtgcatcccccctccctctgGGTAGCATAGGTTTGCAAGTAGAATTACCAGTGGCAGTAtcactttctctctcctttctcccaaGGACTGGCCATTTGATGATGGAGCACCACCGCCAAGTGAGATTGTGGAGGACTGGCTCAATCTGTTGAAAACAAAATTTCGTGAAGAGCCCGGCTGCTGTGTTGCTGTACACTGTGTTGCAGGGCTGGGCAGGTGAGTGCGTTGCTCTCTTCATCCAGGAGACAATTTCAGTTCCTGCCAGTTGAATCTGTGTGACTTTAGGTCACACAGTTCCAGCTGGCCTACCGGTGCCAGCTGTGTAGCAATACCCACTTGGTTGTGTTCTGAGAAGCTGGTCTGCTAGTTCCTGTCCATGCAAACATACTAGCAGATAACTCTGACTCAACAACAATAGCCTAATACTGAAAACCAGTAGTGGAAAATCTTGTTTCAGAATCCAGTTTATTGTATTGATTATCATTCCTTtgttactttttaaaacattacAATTAAGTTAAAGGATTGGACAGTGGGGAAGAATAGCCTCTCTGGTAATGACAAGGGGATGCAACTTCACATTGATGAAAAGAACTTAGCTTGTCTTAGGTTCCCCCTCCAAGCAAGCTGTTCTCTTGCAAAAATGGTTAAAGGGTCAATTTTTCTACCTCTGTCAGTGTTTTCTTATGTGTAAAGTGGGAATTCTCAGCTGCGTTAAAGCCTTGAAAAGTTCAAAGCATAGATTAAAGTAAACTTCAGTTTGATGACAGTCCTACTTGCAGCTGATGAGGTGGGAAGAGCTCCCAAAACTTGGAGAGCTCAGTGGCCTGCTGTTGTCTCCTTGACCAACTGTTGGGGAGCAGGTGAAGGGAGGACTTCCATGTTGATCTAGCTGTGATAAAAGAAGGGCTAGGGTAGGCAACTTCTGTATTGCACCAATTGAGAGGAAGACTTGTAAGTGAGCATGACTTGCTTGCCCAACCAGGCTGGGGCCCAGAGAGGGATCACATCTTTTAGGGGGGACAAGCCTCTTGCTAAGAGAAATCATGCAAATGGACTGTTGATGGACTCAAATGCAGCTTTCCTATATTTGCTCTATGTATGGTGTAATATCATTTTTTTAGCTACTTTTTCAGACAGCAGCATGAACGATAGCAAATTACTCTTGCTGTTTTTTACTGAGCACCCAGAAAGATATTGATTTGGTGATGCATGCAGGGCTGGTGGAATTAGACAAGCAGGCCAGTGTCATTACACAGCTGGAAGACAGGAGCTGAATCTTGAGCCCAGGGCTGCACTAATTGGATCTATTTTTTTGTAGGGGTTCACTGGGCCTAGTCTTAAACGTGTATtgattttcttctctttccagaGCCCCAGTTCTTGTTGCCCTCGCACTCATTGAATGTGGAATGAAATATGAGGACGCTGTGCAGTTTATAAGGCAGTAAGTCTTATAAGGCAGTAAGATTCTGGTCCCTCAGTGTGCCATCCTTCCTTGATTCCCTTTTCGTAGTGTCCTTTGTGTGAAGCAATCTTCAGTCTGTCACAAGCCTGGCTGGCCAGCCCGCTGcttcctgctgctgttgcttgGCCCAAAATGGATGCAGTGACCTCAACTCAGTCTCCCCTCCTGGATGCTGTTTGCGAGGAATGTAGTTAGACTTGTGACTTGAACCACAAGCGCTTGAAACCCCTGGAAGACCAAGCAAACTCCAGTAAAAGAATCTCAGAACTGCCTTGTTTTCCTGCTTTAATGGGAGGCTTTGGATAAGTTGCCAGCTGAAGACGATCCTtcttgcatctgatgaaatggactgtAATCTATGAAAGCTTGTGCGACAGCCATTCTGTTAAAGTTGCATCCTGAGTGGTGCTGCTGCACATGGGAAAGAACACTCTAAACTGCAACCCTTAGTCTTTGATGTCACAAAGTCTCTTGTTTTTACTCTTGGATTTACAGGAAGCAGCAGTACTGTAGTGGCTCCCATGCCATCAAAGAAACACAAAGAGCCCAGCCCATGGTTGATATGCTGATTAAGCCAATTAAAGCTTTCAGCCATAATCAGTGAACTTTGGTTGCCTCAGTGTTGCTTCTCTTGGTTCTGCCGTCCCTGGCATGTAGGGACTAAGCAAGAAACCAGAGGTGGACTGCTGTGTCGACCTGGAAAAGCtaatcaaaataataataataataattattattattattattattattattattaataataattattattattattattattattattattattattattattattattattggcacaCGGGGGCCGCTGTGATGTGGCATGCCAGCTTGTGTGCCCCAATGATGCTTTGGGCTATGCTGGCATTAGTGTATTCTACCAACAGGGTCACCCAAGCCagaaaggatgatgatgatgatgatgatgatgatgattattatttaGTATATACAAAAAAGTTGACCAGTttagttgatgatgatgatgatgatgatgatttagtATATACAAAAAAGTTGACCAGTTTAGTTGACagactaacagcacagtcctaaccgtgtctactcagaagtaagtccttttgtgcttagtggggtttacttccaggaaagtgtgtataggattgcagtctaaacaaaataattaaatggctctctgtcccaaaagggttcagtctgaaaagatgcagaagagacactagcaaGTAGCCGCTAGAGATGACAGTATGCTGGGGTGGAAAGggatagttattctccccctgctatataTCAAAGGAGTGCTACTTGAGAAAGTGCCTAATGTATTTATGCAGGAGGTCTAAAGCCTGAAATGTGCTTCTGTTTCAGGAAGAGGAGAGGAGCTTTCAATTCCAAACAGCTGCTTTACCTTGAGAAATACCGACCGAAGATGCGATTACGCTTCAGAGATGCCAATGGTCACTGCATTGTGCAGTAACAGGGAGGCCCTCGCGACGACGTCTTGGCGCTATCATGGCTGTCTTTTCTGGACTTGTGGAACCTGGAAATGTAATTCTGGAATTGAGTGACATCCTCACCGTAGCAGTGGAGTTGGCGCTCCTCAGCTGTTGTCCTAATGATGATGATtgtgataaaaaaataaaattaaagcgAAACATTTCAGTAAAGGATCGTCTTCTCATGTTGCAGTCTGAGCACCTGCCA
This sequence is a window from Tiliqua scincoides isolate rTilSci1 chromosome 10, rTilSci1.hap2, whole genome shotgun sequence. Protein-coding genes within it:
- the PTP4A2 gene encoding protein tyrosine phosphatase type IVA 2, giving the protein MNRPAPVEITYESMRFLITHNPTNATLNKFTEELKKYGVTTLVRVCDATYDKAPVEKEGIQVLDWPFDDGAPPPSEIVEDWLNLLKTKFREEPGCCVAVHCVAGLGRAPVLVALALIECGMKYEDAVQFIRQKRRGAFNSKQLLYLEKYRPKMRLRFRDANGHCIVQ